The following are encoded together in the Pseudomonas sp. IB20 genome:
- the hisS gene encoding histidine--tRNA ligase yields MSKSLQAIRGMNDILPEQTPLWRYFESTVARLLDNYGYKQIRMPIVEFTELFKRSIGEVTDIVEKEMYTFEDRNGDSLTLRPEGTAACVRAVLEHGLTGGGQPQKLWYIGPMFRHERPQKGRYRQFHQIGLEVFNLDGPDIDAELIVLTWRLWGLLGIRDAVKLELNSLGTSESRGRYRVALVEYLSAHLDKLDEDSQRRLKTNPLRVLDTKNADTQAVLVDAPKMADYLDDESRTHFEGLKARLDAAGIPYVINPKLVRGLDYYSKTVFEWVTDKLGAQGTVCAGGRYDGLVEQMGGKPTTGVGFAMGIERLILLLETLEQVPEEISRQVDVYLCAFGEAAELAALALSEKVRDQLPNLRLQINAGAGSFKSQFKKADKSGALYALILGDDELAQQVIGFKPLRGQGEQQNIAFDALAAHLATCVVQG; encoded by the coding sequence GTGAGCAAGTCTCTGCAAGCCATTCGTGGCATGAACGACATCCTGCCGGAGCAGACGCCACTGTGGCGCTACTTCGAGAGCACGGTCGCGCGCCTGCTGGATAACTACGGTTACAAGCAGATCCGCATGCCGATCGTCGAGTTCACCGAGCTGTTCAAGCGCTCCATCGGTGAAGTGACCGACATCGTCGAAAAAGAGATGTACACCTTTGAAGACCGCAACGGCGACTCCCTGACTCTGCGTCCGGAAGGTACTGCCGCGTGCGTGCGCGCCGTGCTCGAGCATGGCCTCACCGGTGGTGGCCAGCCGCAGAAGCTGTGGTACATCGGCCCGATGTTCCGCCACGAGCGCCCGCAGAAAGGCCGTTATCGCCAGTTCCACCAGATCGGCCTGGAAGTGTTCAACCTCGACGGCCCGGACATCGACGCCGAGCTGATCGTGCTGACCTGGCGCCTGTGGGGCCTGCTGGGCATCCGCGACGCGGTCAAGCTTGAACTTAACAGCCTGGGCACCAGTGAATCCCGTGGCCGCTACCGGGTCGCCCTGGTCGAGTACCTGTCCGCCCACCTCGACAAGTTGGACGAAGACAGCCAGCGCCGTCTGAAAACCAACCCATTGCGCGTGCTGGATACCAAGAACGCCGACACCCAAGCCGTACTGGTCGACGCGCCGAAAATGGCCGATTACCTGGACGACGAGTCGCGCACCCACTTCGAGGGCCTCAAGGCTCGCCTGGATGCGGCCGGTATTCCGTACGTGATCAACCCGAAACTGGTACGTGGCCTCGATTACTACAGCAAAACCGTATTCGAATGGGTCACCGACAAACTCGGCGCCCAGGGCACCGTGTGCGCCGGTGGTCGTTACGACGGCCTGGTCGAGCAAATGGGCGGCAAACCGACCACGGGCGTGGGTTTTGCCATGGGCATCGAGCGGCTGATCCTGCTGCTGGAAACCCTGGAGCAGGTCCCGGAAGAAATCTCCCGTCAGGTGGACGTGTACCTGTGCGCCTTTGGCGAGGCCGCCGAACTGGCAGCCCTGGCCTTGAGCGAAAAAGTGCGCGACCAACTGCCGAACCTGCGCCTGCAGATCAATGCCGGCGCCGGCAGCTTCAAGAGCCAATTCAAGAAGGCCGACAAGAGCGGTGCGCTGTATGCACTAATCCTCGGCGATGACGAACTGGCCCAGCAAGTGATAGGTTTCAAACCCCTGCGTGGCCAGGGCGAGCAACAGAACATTGCCTTTGATGCGCTCGCCGCGCACTTGGCCACCTGCGTCGTGCAGGGTTGA
- a CDS encoding pyridoxal phosphate-dependent aminotransferase, with protein MITSKLPNVGTTIFTTMSQLAAETGALNLSQGFPDFNGPKALLDAVGKHVASGHNQYSPMTGLPALRQQVAAKIARSYGATVNPDSEVTITPGATAAIFCAIQAVIRNGDEVIVFDPSYDSYEPSVELAGGRCVHVQLSLQGFALDFERIKAALSPRTRMIILNTPHNPTGALISRAELDQLAELIRDRDIYLVSDEVYEHLVFDGVPHVSVLAHEELYQRAFVVSSFGKTYHVTGWKTGYVVAPAALTAELRKVHQYVNFCGVTPLQYALADFMAEHPEHVEELPAFYQAKRDLFCDLLVPSRFSFTRVTGTYFQLVDYSQIRPDLDDVAMSLWMTREHGVATIPVSVFYQHPPQGQRLVRLCFAKREETLRQAAEKLCVI; from the coding sequence ATGATCACCAGCAAGCTGCCGAATGTCGGCACGACCATTTTCACCACCATGTCGCAACTCGCTGCCGAGACCGGCGCACTCAACCTGTCCCAGGGCTTTCCCGATTTCAATGGCCCTAAAGCATTACTCGATGCGGTCGGTAAGCACGTCGCCAGCGGGCATAACCAGTATTCACCGATGACCGGCCTGCCGGCCCTGCGTCAGCAAGTGGCCGCCAAGATCGCCCGTAGCTATGGCGCGACAGTCAACCCCGACAGCGAAGTGACCATCACTCCTGGCGCCACCGCCGCGATTTTCTGCGCGATTCAAGCGGTGATTCGCAACGGCGATGAAGTCATCGTGTTCGACCCCAGCTACGACAGCTATGAGCCCTCGGTCGAACTGGCCGGTGGCCGCTGCGTGCATGTACAACTGAGCCTGCAAGGCTTCGCCTTGGACTTTGAAAGGATCAAGGCCGCGTTGTCACCGCGCACACGCATGATCATCCTCAACACCCCGCACAACCCGACCGGCGCACTGATCAGTCGCGCCGAACTGGACCAGTTGGCCGAACTGATCCGCGACCGCGATATCTATCTGGTCAGCGATGAAGTCTACGAACACTTGGTGTTCGATGGCGTACCCCATGTCAGCGTGTTGGCCCACGAAGAGCTGTATCAGCGTGCGTTCGTGGTCAGCTCCTTCGGCAAGACCTATCACGTCACCGGCTGGAAAACCGGCTACGTGGTCGCGCCCGCCGCTCTGACCGCTGAACTGCGCAAGGTGCATCAATATGTCAACTTCTGCGGCGTGACCCCTTTGCAGTACGCTTTGGCGGACTTCATGGCCGAACACCCGGAACACGTCGAAGAACTGCCGGCCTTCTACCAGGCCAAGCGCGACCTGTTCTGCGACCTGCTGGTGCCGTCGCGTTTCAGCTTTACCCGGGTGACCGGTACTTACTTTCAACTGGTGGATTACTCACAGATTCGCCCGGACCTGGATGACGTCGCCATGTCACTGTGGATGACCCGCGAGCACGGCGTGGCGACGATTCCGGTCTCGGTGTTCTACCAGCACCCACCCCAAGGCCAGCGCCTGGTGCGCCTGTGCTTTGCCAAACGCGAGGAAACGCTGCGACAAGCAGCTGAGAAACTATGCGTGATCTGA
- the der gene encoding ribosome biogenesis GTPase Der — MVPVIALVGRPNVGKSTLFNRLTRTRDAIVGDLSGLTRDRQYGEAKWQGRSYIIVDTGGISGDEHGMDEKMAEQSLLAIEEADVVLFLVDARAGYTAADQMIGEHLRKRNKRSYLVANKIDNIDPEAARAEFSPMGLGDAIPVAGAHGRGITQMLEIALRDFPKDDAEEEEGSEEIVAEGEEAKRIPGPSEKDGIKIAIIGRPNVGKSTLVNRMLGEDRVIVYDEPGTTRDSIYIPFERNDEKYTLIDTAGVRKRGKIHEEVEKFSVVKTLQAIKDANVVIFVMDAREGVVDHDLNLLGFALEAGRALVIAINKWDGMTPSERDFVKIELQRRLFFVEFADIHFISALHGTGVGNLYASVQNSFKSAVTRWPTNRLTQILEDAVGEHAPPMVNNRRIKLRYAHLGGANPPIIVIHGNQIEKVPKSYVRYLENTYRRVLKLVGTPIRIEFKGGENPYEGNKNTLTDRQVNKKRRLMTHHKKADKKRRDKK; from the coding sequence ATGGTTCCCGTAATCGCCCTGGTGGGCCGACCTAACGTCGGCAAGTCCACCTTGTTCAACCGCCTGACCAGGACTCGCGACGCCATCGTCGGCGACTTGTCCGGTCTGACCCGTGATCGCCAATACGGTGAGGCAAAGTGGCAAGGGCGCTCCTACATTATTGTCGACACCGGTGGTATCTCCGGTGACGAGCATGGCATGGACGAAAAGATGGCCGAGCAGTCGCTGCTCGCTATCGAAGAAGCCGATGTCGTGTTGTTCCTGGTGGACGCCCGCGCGGGCTACACCGCTGCCGACCAAATGATTGGCGAGCACCTGCGCAAGCGCAACAAGCGTTCCTATCTGGTCGCCAACAAGATCGACAACATCGATCCTGAGGCCGCCCGTGCCGAATTCAGCCCGATGGGCCTGGGCGACGCGATTCCGGTCGCCGGTGCTCACGGTCGCGGCATCACCCAGATGCTGGAAATCGCCCTGCGCGACTTCCCTAAGGATGACGCCGAGGAAGAAGAGGGCAGCGAGGAGATCGTCGCCGAAGGTGAGGAAGCCAAGCGCATTCCTGGCCCGAGCGAAAAAGACGGTATCAAGATCGCGATCATCGGCCGCCCTAACGTCGGCAAGTCGACGCTGGTTAACCGCATGCTCGGCGAAGACCGGGTAATCGTGTATGACGAACCCGGCACCACCCGCGACAGCATCTACATCCCGTTCGAGCGTAACGACGAGAAGTACACGCTGATCGACACCGCCGGTGTGCGCAAGCGCGGCAAGATCCACGAGGAAGTTGAAAAGTTCTCGGTGGTCAAAACCCTGCAAGCGATCAAAGACGCCAACGTGGTGATCTTCGTGATGGACGCCCGCGAAGGCGTGGTAGACCACGACCTCAACTTGCTGGGCTTTGCCCTGGAAGCCGGTCGCGCCTTGGTCATCGCGATCAACAAGTGGGACGGCATGACGCCGAGCGAGCGCGATTTCGTCAAGATCGAGCTGCAGCGCCGCCTGTTCTTTGTTGAGTTCGCCGATATTCACTTTATCTCGGCCCTGCACGGCACCGGCGTGGGTAACCTCTACGCCTCCGTACAAAACTCGTTCAAGTCCGCAGTTACCCGCTGGCCGACCAACCGTCTGACCCAGATCCTGGAAGACGCAGTTGGCGAGCATGCGCCGCCGATGGTTAACAACCGCCGCATCAAACTGCGTTACGCCCACTTGGGTGGTGCCAACCCGCCGATTATCGTGATTCACGGTAACCAGATCGAGAAGGTGCCGAAATCCTATGTGCGTTACCTGGAAAACACCTACCGCCGTGTCTTGAAACTGGTCGGTACGCCGATCCGTATCGAGTTCAAAGGTGGCGAGAACCCATACGAAGGCAACAAGAACACCTTGACTGACCGTCAGGTGAACAAGAAGCGTCGTTTGATGACTCACCACAAGAAGGCCGACAAGAAGCGCCGCGACAAGAAATAA
- a CDS encoding amidohydrolase, with translation MRDLSALPDLNIALVQTSLVWHDRQANFEHFELLLEQAQGADLIVLPEMFTTGFSMESATLAERENGPTHEWLLAQAAKYNAVITGSVIIQAADGSHRNRLLWARPDGEVLHYDKRHLFRMAGEHDHYTPGERQVQFELKGWRIRPLICYDLRFPVWSRDAQDTDLLLYTANWPGARRQHWNRLLPARAIENLCYVAAVNRVGTDGKGFAYTGDSQVLDFQGETLLSAGEADGVFQVCLEAAELAAYRTKFPANLDADRFQFV, from the coding sequence ATGCGTGATCTGAGTGCATTACCCGACCTGAATATCGCCCTGGTCCAGACCAGCCTGGTGTGGCATGACCGTCAGGCCAACTTCGAGCATTTCGAGTTGCTGCTGGAACAAGCCCAAGGCGCCGACCTGATCGTATTGCCGGAAATGTTCACCACCGGCTTCTCGATGGAGTCGGCCACGCTCGCCGAGCGCGAAAATGGCCCCACCCATGAGTGGCTCCTGGCCCAGGCGGCCAAATACAACGCGGTGATCACCGGCAGCGTGATCATCCAAGCCGCCGACGGCAGCCACCGCAACCGCCTGCTCTGGGCGCGGCCGGATGGCGAGGTGCTGCATTACGACAAGCGCCACCTGTTCCGTATGGCCGGCGAGCACGACCACTACACGCCGGGCGAGCGTCAGGTGCAGTTCGAGTTGAAGGGCTGGCGTATTCGGCCGTTGATTTGCTACGACCTGCGCTTCCCGGTGTGGAGCCGTGATGCGCAGGACACGGACTTGCTGCTGTACACCGCCAACTGGCCGGGTGCACGGCGCCAGCACTGGAATCGGTTATTGCCAGCACGAGCCATCGAAAATCTGTGCTACGTGGCGGCGGTGAACCGGGTGGGTACCGATGGCAAAGGCTTTGCCTACACCGGAGACAGCCAAGTGCTGGATTTCCAGGGTGAGACCTTGTTGAGTGCGGGGGAGGCGGATGGGGTGTTTCAGGTATGCCTGGAAGCGGCCGAGCTGGCGGCGTATCGCACCAAGTTTCCGGCGAACCTGGATGCCGATAGGTTTCAGTTTGTCTGA
- the leuA gene encoding 2-isopropylmalate synthase encodes MSMLKDPSSKYRAFPTIDIPDRTWPSKTITEAPIWCSSDLRDGNQSLIEPMDAAKKLRFWKTLVAVGVKEIEASFPAASQTDFDFVRTLIEDNHIPEDTTIQVLTQGREDLIARTFESLRGAKKAIVHLYNATSPSFRRIVFNQDKDGIKAIAVNAAKLFVKYAAQQPETQWTFEYSPETFSATELEFAKEVCDAVIEVWNPTPEHKMILNLPATVECATPNIYADQIEWFGRHINRRDSVIISLHTHNDRGTGVAATELGLMAGADRVEGCLFGNGERTGNVDLVTVALNMYTQGLDPQLDFSDIDGVRKVVEECNQIQVHPRHPYVGDLVHTAFSGSHQDAIRKGFTQQKADALWEVPYLPLDPADIGRSYEAVIRVNSQSGKGGIAYLLEQEYDISLPRRMQIEFSQVVQAETDRVGLEMTAPQIYALLQREYLQANTPYALVSHRLQEENGNSFVEVEVSGKGQGETNLHWKGKGNGALEALVAGLPIGVEIMDYNEHAIGAGTNAKAAAYIELRVNGERPVHGVGIDENITTASFKALFSALNRSLSQQEAKAA; translated from the coding sequence ATGAGCATGCTCAAAGACCCGTCTTCGAAGTACCGCGCGTTCCCGACCATCGATATCCCGGACCGCACCTGGCCGTCGAAAACCATCACCGAAGCGCCGATCTGGTGCAGCTCCGACCTGCGTGATGGCAACCAGTCGCTGATCGAGCCGATGGACGCCGCGAAAAAACTGCGTTTCTGGAAGACCCTGGTTGCGGTGGGCGTGAAGGAAATCGAAGCCTCGTTCCCGGCCGCTTCGCAAACCGACTTCGACTTCGTGCGCACCTTGATCGAAGACAATCACATCCCCGAGGACACCACCATCCAGGTGCTGACCCAGGGCCGTGAAGACTTGATCGCCCGTACCTTCGAATCCCTGCGCGGCGCCAAGAAAGCCATCGTGCATTTGTACAACGCCACCTCGCCGTCGTTCCGCCGCATTGTGTTCAACCAGGACAAGGACGGCATCAAGGCCATCGCCGTCAACGCGGCCAAGCTGTTCGTCAAATACGCCGCCCAGCAGCCGGAAACCCAGTGGACCTTCGAATATTCCCCGGAGACCTTCAGCGCCACTGAGCTGGAGTTCGCCAAGGAAGTGTGTGACGCGGTGATCGAGGTGTGGAACCCAACACCTGAGCACAAGATGATCCTCAACTTGCCAGCCACCGTTGAATGCGCCACACCGAACATCTATGCCGACCAGATCGAGTGGTTCGGTCGCCATATCAACCGCCGTGACAGCGTTATCATCAGCCTGCACACCCACAACGACCGTGGCACTGGCGTGGCCGCCACCGAGCTGGGCCTGATGGCCGGCGCCGACCGTGTCGAAGGCTGCCTGTTCGGCAACGGCGAGCGCACCGGTAACGTCGACCTGGTCACTGTGGCACTGAACATGTACACCCAAGGCCTCGACCCGCAGCTGGACTTTTCCGACATCGACGGCGTGCGCAAAGTCGTCGAGGAGTGCAACCAGATCCAGGTGCACCCACGTCACCCGTACGTCGGCGACTTGGTGCACACCGCGTTCTCCGGTTCCCACCAGGACGCGATCCGCAAAGGTTTCACCCAGCAGAAAGCCGACGCACTGTGGGAAGTACCGTACTTGCCGCTCGACCCGGCCGACATTGGCCGCAGCTACGAGGCGGTGATTCGTGTGAATAGCCAGTCGGGCAAAGGCGGCATCGCCTACCTGCTGGAGCAGGAATACGACATCAGCTTGCCGCGTCGCATGCAGATCGAGTTCAGCCAAGTGGTGCAGGCTGAAACCGACCGCGTGGGTCTTGAGATGACCGCACCGCAGATCTACGCTTTGCTGCAGCGTGAATACCTGCAAGCCAACACCCCGTATGCGCTGGTCAGCCATCGCCTGCAGGAAGAGAACGGCAACAGCTTTGTCGAGGTGGAAGTCTCGGGCAAGGGCCAGGGCGAAACCAACCTGCACTGGAAAGGCAAAGGCAACGGCGCCCTGGAAGCGCTGGTGGCTGGCCTGCCGATTGGCGTGGAGATCATGGACTACAACGAACATGCCATCGGTGCAGGCACCAACGCCAAGGCGGCGGCCTACATTGAACTGCGTGTGAACGGCGAGCGCCCAGTGCATGGCGTGGGCATTGATGAAAACATCACCACAGCGAGCTTCAAGGCGCTGTTCAGTGCGCTGAACCGTTCGTTGAGTCAGCAGGAAGCGAAAGCGGCGTAA
- the bamB gene encoding outer membrane protein assembly factor BamB, whose amino-acid sequence MRDVIRWKHAALLALAILAAGCSSNSKKELPPAELTSFKEEVVLQKQWSRSVGDGQGDLYNLLQPAIDGDNIVATDSTGVIIAMDRMNGDVKWKKDLELPVSGGVGVGYGMVLIGTLKGDVVALDSATGEEKWRARVTSEVLSAPATNGDIVVVQTQDDRVIGLDASTGNQRWLYDSTPAVLTLRGTSGPIVTNNLAVAGLSTGKVVALDTQNGVPAWETRVAIPQGRSELDRVVDIDGGLLLSGETIYVATYQGRVAALDLQSGRINWQRDASSYAGVAQGFGSVYVSLASGTVESVDERSTTALWSNDSLARRQLSAPEVFSSYVAVGDFEGYLHLLSQVDGRFVGRERIDSDGLRARPLVVGNMLYVFGNSGKLQALTIK is encoded by the coding sequence ATGCGTGACGTGATCCGTTGGAAACATGCAGCATTGCTGGCTCTGGCCATTCTGGCCGCGGGTTGCAGCAGCAACAGTAAAAAAGAACTGCCTCCTGCCGAGCTGACCAGCTTCAAGGAAGAAGTGGTCCTGCAGAAGCAGTGGAGCCGCTCCGTCGGTGATGGCCAGGGCGACCTGTACAACCTGTTGCAGCCGGCAATCGACGGCGACAACATCGTGGCCACTGACTCCACGGGCGTGATCATTGCCATGGATCGCATGAATGGCGACGTGAAGTGGAAGAAAGACCTCGAGCTGCCGGTTTCCGGTGGCGTGGGTGTCGGCTACGGCATGGTGCTGATCGGTACGCTTAAAGGCGACGTGGTTGCTCTGGACTCGGCGACGGGCGAAGAGAAATGGCGCGCTCGCGTGACCAGTGAAGTGCTCTCGGCGCCTGCCACCAACGGCGATATCGTCGTGGTGCAGACCCAGGATGACCGTGTGATTGGCTTGGATGCCTCCACCGGCAACCAGCGCTGGCTGTATGACAGCACCCCTGCGGTGTTGACCCTGCGCGGTACCAGTGGTCCGATTGTGACCAACAACCTGGCCGTCGCAGGCCTGTCGACCGGTAAAGTGGTCGCCCTGGATACTCAGAACGGCGTGCCGGCCTGGGAAACCCGTGTGGCCATCCCTCAAGGTCGTTCCGAGCTGGACCGCGTTGTGGACATCGACGGCGGCTTGCTGCTGTCGGGCGAAACCATTTACGTGGCCACTTACCAGGGCCGCGTTGCGGCGCTGGACCTGCAAAGCGGCCGCATCAACTGGCAGCGTGATGCTTCCAGCTATGCTGGTGTCGCCCAAGGGTTTGGCAGCGTCTACGTAAGCCTGGCGTCCGGCACCGTTGAAAGTGTGGACGAGCGTTCTACCACCGCACTGTGGAGCAACGACTCTCTGGCCCGCCGTCAACTGTCGGCACCGGAAGTGTTCTCCAGCTACGTAGCGGTAGGTGACTTCGAAGGTTACCTGCATCTGCTGAGCCAGGTGGACGGTCGTTTTGTCGGCCGCGAGCGTATCGACAGCGACGGCCTGCGTGCCCGTCCGCTGGTTGTGGGTAACATGCTTTATGTGTTTGGCAACAGCGGCAAGCTGCAAGCCCTGACCATCAAGTAA
- a CDS encoding YfgM family protein produces the protein MSSTDDEQLAEFKDWWQRNGKPLVTGGLLALVVVFGWQAWTKYQANQSQGASILYQQLLETTLTPDGKPDPGQVADLAGKLKAEFGGSTYAQYGSLFVAKVAVDTGKLDDAATELKAIADKPTNPTLGEIARQRLAQVLAAQNKADEALKLLDGDADKAFVATREELKGDLLVQLGRTDEAHAAYQKAKAALSDEAAVGGLQIKLDDLAKGDA, from the coding sequence GTGTCGAGTACTGATGATGAGCAGCTGGCCGAGTTCAAGGACTGGTGGCAGCGTAACGGCAAGCCCCTGGTTACCGGCGGCCTGCTGGCTTTAGTGGTGGTGTTCGGCTGGCAAGCCTGGACAAAGTATCAGGCCAACCAGTCCCAAGGCGCCTCGATCCTCTATCAACAATTGCTGGAAACCACGCTGACGCCGGACGGCAAGCCTGATCCTGGCCAAGTGGCAGACTTGGCCGGCAAGCTGAAAGCCGAATTCGGCGGTAGCACCTACGCCCAGTACGGCAGCCTGTTCGTCGCGAAAGTTGCGGTCGACACCGGCAAGCTGGATGACGCAGCCACCGAGCTGAAGGCCATCGCCGACAAGCCGACCAACCCGACCCTGGGTGAAATCGCACGTCAGCGCCTGGCACAGGTGTTGGCAGCACAGAACAAGGCTGACGAAGCACTCAAATTGCTCGACGGCGATGCTGACAAAGCATTTGTGGCCACTCGTGAAGAGCTCAAGGGCGACCTGTTGGTCCAATTGGGTCGTACCGACGAAGCCCATGCTGCGTACCAAAAAGCCAAGGCGGCGCTGTCTGATGAAGCGGCGGTCGGTGGCTTACAAATCAAGCTGGACGACTTGGCCAAAGGGGATGCGTGA
- the xseA gene encoding exodeoxyribonuclease VII large subunit, producing the protein MIKDPFARLGLDREVLTVSQLNGRARVLLEDVFTNIWVEGEISNLARPASGHVYFTLKDSGAQVRCALFRNNAARVRQALKDGLAVKVRGKVSLFEGRGDYQLILDTVEPAGDGALRLAFDALKEKLSAEGLFSAERKVPLPAHPQKIGIISSPTGAVIRDIISVFRRRAPQVQLTLIPTAVQGREAIPQIVRALKLADARGFDALILARGGGSLEDLWCFNEEAVARAVDACVTPIVSAVGHETDVSITDFVADVRAPTPSAAAELLAPDASNLVRQVESLHRRLVLLMRNRLSHDRLRLEGMARRLRHPGERLRQQAQRLDDLDMRMRRAFERSLNTRRERLIRLETRLAGQHPGRQLALLRQRLDSLAERLPRAMREGLKARRLQLQSQVQTLQVVSPLATLGRGYSILLDDRGQAIRNAAQTHTGQRLTARLGEGQLQVRVEDNHLTPVTLSLLD; encoded by the coding sequence ATGATTAAAGATCCTTTTGCCCGTCTGGGCCTGGACCGCGAAGTCCTGACTGTCAGCCAGCTCAACGGCCGCGCGCGGGTGTTGCTGGAAGACGTGTTCACCAATATCTGGGTCGAAGGCGAGATCTCCAACCTCGCCCGCCCGGCCTCCGGCCACGTGTATTTCACCCTCAAGGACAGCGGCGCCCAGGTACGTTGCGCGTTGTTTCGCAACAATGCCGCCAGGGTGCGCCAGGCGTTGAAAGATGGCCTGGCGGTGAAGGTGCGCGGCAAGGTCTCGCTGTTCGAGGGCCGGGGCGACTACCAGTTGATCCTCGACACCGTGGAGCCTGCCGGTGATGGTGCGCTGCGCCTGGCCTTCGATGCCTTGAAGGAAAAGCTCAGCGCTGAAGGCCTGTTCAGTGCCGAACGCAAGGTGCCGCTGCCGGCGCACCCGCAGAAGATCGGCATTATCAGTTCGCCTACCGGTGCGGTGATCCGCGACATCATCAGCGTGTTCCGCCGCCGTGCGCCGCAGGTGCAATTGACGTTGATCCCCACCGCCGTGCAAGGCCGCGAAGCGATCCCGCAGATTGTGCGCGCACTGAAACTGGCCGACGCGCGCGGCTTCGACGCGTTGATCCTGGCCCGTGGCGGCGGCTCGTTGGAAGACCTGTGGTGCTTCAACGAAGAAGCCGTGGCCCGCGCGGTGGATGCTTGCGTTACGCCCATCGTCAGCGCCGTCGGCCATGAGACCGATGTGTCGATCACGGACTTTGTCGCAGACGTGCGCGCACCGACGCCCTCGGCCGCCGCGGAATTGCTCGCGCCGGACGCCAGCAATCTGGTGCGCCAGGTCGAAAGCCTGCATCGCCGCTTAGTCCTGTTGATGCGCAATCGGTTGAGCCACGACCGTCTGCGCCTGGAAGGCATGGCCCGCCGCCTGCGCCACCCTGGCGAACGGCTGCGCCAGCAGGCCCAGCGCCTGGATGACCTGGACATGCGCATGCGCCGCGCCTTCGAGCGCAGCCTCAATACCCGCCGCGAACGCCTGATTCGCCTGGAAACCCGCCTCGCCGGCCAACACCCGGGCCGCCAACTGGCCCTGCTGCGCCAACGCCTGGACAGCCTCGCCGAACGCCTGCCGCGTGCCATGCGCGAAGGTCTCAAGGCGCGGCGCCTGCAACTGCAAAGCCAGGTGCAGACGCTGCAAGTGGTCAGCCCACTGGCGACCCTCGGCCGTGGCTACAGCATTTTGCTGGACGACCGCGGCCAGGCGATTCGCAATGCCGCGCAAACCCACACCGGCCAGCGCCTGACCGCGCGCCTCGGTGAAGGCCAATTGCAGGTGCGGGTGGAAGACAACCACCTGACACCCGTCACCCTTTCGTTATTGGATTGA
- a CDS encoding peptidoglycan DD-metalloendopeptidase family protein, which yields MPRLFSLLMLLCLTVNAHADSYITRLLNKPVPGGVAVVDLGASATAPKATYQNRPVLVVKEQNNWLAIVGIPLAVKPGTQRIASGGQNLPFVVGFKKYPEQHITLKNKSQVNPDPAQLKRIEGELAVQLKAYRSFSPNTPSNLLLDKPVNGPLSSKFGVRRFFNGEERNPHSGLDFAVGAGTPIKTPAGGKVILTGNYFFNGNTVFVDHGQGFISMFCHMSKIDVKVGDQLARGAVVGKVGSTGRATGPHMHWNISLNDARVDPAIFIGAFQP from the coding sequence ATGCCTCGTCTATTTAGCCTGCTGATGCTGTTGTGCCTCACCGTCAATGCCCACGCCGACAGCTACATCACTCGGCTGCTGAACAAGCCGGTGCCCGGTGGCGTTGCAGTGGTCGACCTGGGTGCTTCGGCAACGGCGCCGAAAGCGACCTACCAAAACCGACCGGTATTGGTGGTCAAGGAACAGAACAACTGGCTGGCGATCGTCGGGATTCCGCTTGCGGTTAAACCCGGCACCCAACGCATCGCCAGTGGCGGGCAAAACCTGCCGTTTGTGGTGGGCTTCAAGAAGTACCCCGAGCAGCACATCACGTTGAAGAACAAAAGCCAGGTGAACCCAGACCCGGCGCAGCTCAAACGCATCGAGGGCGAGTTGGCCGTGCAGCTCAAGGCTTACCGCAGTTTCAGCCCGAACACGCCAAGCAACTTGCTGCTGGATAAACCCGTCAATGGGCCGCTGTCGAGCAAGTTTGGTGTGCGCCGGTTCTTTAACGGCGAGGAGCGCAACCCGCATTCTGGCCTGGACTTCGCTGTCGGCGCCGGCACGCCGATCAAAACCCCGGCGGGAGGTAAAGTGATCCTGACCGGCAACTACTTCTTCAACGGCAACACCGTGTTCGTCGACCACGGCCAAGGCTTTATCAGCATGTTCTGCCACATGTCGAAGATCGACGTGAAGGTGGGCGATCAACTGGCACGCGGTGCGGTGGTGGGCAAGGTCGGCTCGACAGGCCGTGCGACCGGGCCGCACATGCACTGGAACATCAGCCTCAACGATGCACGAGTGGACCCAGCGATTTTTATCGGCGCCTTCCAGCCCTGA